In one Chryseobacterium camelliae genomic region, the following are encoded:
- a CDS encoding prolyl oligopeptidase family serine peptidase, with protein sequence MKLKLNHLPLLLLPLSLTVNAQEIKAELNKEIKRQEKISYILDYPQKTKGNVPLIVFLHGSGERGNNLELVKAHSPFTYKHLIKEPVAILAPQCPENTWWDTVTVYNLIKEIQKKYKIDASRIYLTGLSMGGWGTLKLAMEHPEMFAAVASVCAPTDRVMYANIDRYKHLNMKIFHGGMDDVVLPENAFNFYQKLHPVNPSAELTIFPNDNHNSWDSTYSNPALYEWMLSKRKEK encoded by the coding sequence ATGAAATTAAAACTAAACCATTTACCGCTTTTGCTTTTGCCGCTGTCATTGACTGTAAATGCCCAGGAAATTAAAGCGGAGCTGAACAAAGAAATTAAAAGGCAGGAAAAGATCTCTTACATTCTCGATTATCCTCAAAAAACAAAAGGGAATGTTCCGTTGATTGTATTTCTTCATGGTTCCGGTGAAAGAGGAAATAATCTGGAGCTCGTAAAAGCGCACAGTCCGTTTACCTATAAACATCTGATAAAAGAGCCTGTTGCGATTTTAGCGCCTCAATGTCCGGAAAATACCTGGTGGGATACGGTTACCGTTTATAATTTAATTAAAGAAATTCAGAAAAAATATAAGATTGATGCTTCCAGAATTTACCTTACCGGACTTTCGATGGGAGGTTGGGGAACATTGAAGCTGGCGATGGAGCACCCTGAAATGTTTGCTGCGGTAGCTTCAGTTTGTGCACCGACAGACAGAGTAATGTATGCAAATATAGATCGATACAAGCATTTGAACATGAAAATTTTTCATGGCGGGATGGATGATGTGGTTTTACCTGAAAATGCATTCAATTTTTATCAGAAACTTCATCCGGTTAATCCTTCCGCAGAATTGACAATCTTTCCGAATGATAACCATAATTCGTGGGATTCAACCTATTCAAATCCTGCTTTGTATGAATGGATGTTATCAAAAAGAAAAGAGAAATAA
- a CDS encoding glucoamylase family protein yields MKRILLPIIAASLFAVSCKNSQVSKQESTQKSVVKSNITDEQLMNKVQKDALKYFWDYAEPNSMLGRERYHEDNIYPDNDKHVVTTGGSGFGLATILVGVERGFVPRKEAVKRLTTMMDFLAKADRHKGAWPHWINGETGKTVPFGKKDNGGDLVETAFLTSGILMVREYFKNGNAEEKALAKKCDELWKGIQWNWYTKGGEKVLYWHWSPEYQWEMNFPLQGYNECLITYILAASSPTYSIDAETYYKGWTRNGTYLSDKEKYGLPMYVKHNGAEEYGGPLFWTQYSYIGLDPTNLSDKLIKNYFDLNKNQVLIDYKYCVENPKGWKGYGPNYWGLTASYSRNKDGGVGYDAHFPQNDRGVITPTAALSSFPYSPKESMNFLRFIYTQKPEFIGSAGPYDATSINYDNWTMPRYLAIDQGTIAPMIENYRTGFLWKLFMNAPEIQQGLKKLSFKSEKYNIR; encoded by the coding sequence ATGAAAAGGATACTATTACCCATCATTGCAGCATCTCTATTTGCTGTTTCCTGCAAAAACTCTCAAGTTTCAAAACAAGAATCTACTCAAAAATCAGTAGTAAAATCCAATATAACCGATGAGCAATTGATGAACAAGGTTCAGAAAGATGCTTTAAAGTATTTTTGGGATTATGCAGAACCCAATTCAATGTTGGGAAGAGAACGTTATCACGAAGACAATATTTATCCGGATAATGATAAACACGTTGTTACAACGGGTGGATCAGGATTTGGCTTGGCAACCATATTGGTCGGAGTTGAGCGAGGCTTTGTTCCCAGAAAAGAGGCGGTAAAGCGACTGACAACCATGATGGATTTTCTGGCAAAAGCAGATCGCCATAAAGGAGCTTGGCCACACTGGATTAATGGAGAAACAGGGAAAACGGTTCCTTTCGGAAAAAAAGATAATGGCGGAGATTTGGTAGAAACAGCGTTTTTGACATCAGGAATTTTAATGGTTCGTGAATACTTCAAAAACGGAAATGCAGAAGAAAAAGCGCTTGCCAAAAAATGTGATGAACTTTGGAAAGGAATTCAGTGGAACTGGTACACAAAAGGTGGCGAAAAAGTTCTTTACTGGCACTGGTCGCCGGAATATCAATGGGAAATGAATTTCCCGCTGCAAGGGTACAATGAGTGTTTGATTACCTATATTTTGGCAGCTTCATCTCCAACATATTCCATAGATGCGGAAACCTATTACAAAGGCTGGACGAGAAACGGGACTTATCTTTCAGACAAAGAAAAATATGGGCTTCCGATGTATGTAAAGCATAACGGAGCTGAAGAATATGGCGGACCGTTATTTTGGACACAATATTCTTACATTGGCCTGGATCCGACGAATTTATCCGATAAATTGATTAAAAATTATTTTGATTTAAATAAAAATCAGGTACTTATCGACTATAAATACTGTGTCGAAAACCCAAAAGGATGGAAAGGTTACGGACCTAATTATTGGGGACTTACGGCAAGTTACTCGAGAAATAAAGACGGTGGTGTTGGCTACGATGCCCATTTTCCACAAAACGATCGCGGGGTAATCACTCCAACGGCGGCATTGAGTAGTTTTCCTTATTCACCGAAAGAATCTATGAATTTCCTGAGGTTTATTTACACTCAGAAACCGGAATTCATTGGTTCGGCAGGTCCTTATGATGCAACCTCAATCAATTATGACAATTGGACAATGCCAAGATATTTAGCGATTGATCAGGGAACGATTGCTCCGATGATTGAAAACTACAGAACAGGATTTTTATGGAAACTGTTCATGAATGCTCCTGAAATCCAGCAGGGATTAAAGAAACTAAGCTTCAAATCTGAAAAATATAACATTCGGTAA
- a CDS encoding RagB/SusD family nutrient uptake outer membrane protein, with protein MKKIFLSIVLLSFIVGCKDDYLNVDEYWKKDATEFFKTQDDAIQATSAIYSFLRSWENSAFPYQYLFGVPADDVEKGSNPGDASFINVYNNFTYTQSDGGVEGYWIGQWQAVNRCNQVITNVPAIEMDATLKNRLIAEAKMLRAYFYFNLVRIYGGVPIYDGLQANYNIPRNSVNEVYDFIISDLTSAAAVLPQAYGAADLGRVTKGGALGLLSKVYLYKKDWQKAYDTSNQVIGMGYALDSDFNHLFRPAGEFGSESVFEVNCQCSTQFGGSQYAEVQGVRNQFGWGFFTPTTALENAFEPGDIRKELTILREGETTIEGDLIKKGDPQAGNMWNQKVYVPKSLNNNSCGYGSIQNIRILRFAEVLLINAEAANELGNTGVATTNLNKVRTRAQLPNTTASGQAGLRTAIWNERRVELALEGDRFVDLVRTGQATTVLASYGYKAGKNEVFPIPLNSIVQSNGILTQNPGY; from the coding sequence ATGAAAAAAATATTTTTATCAATCGTATTATTATCTTTCATAGTCGGATGTAAAGATGATTATCTTAATGTCGATGAATATTGGAAAAAAGATGCTACTGAATTTTTCAAAACCCAAGACGATGCAATACAGGCAACGAGTGCTATATACAGTTTCTTGAGAAGTTGGGAAAACTCAGCGTTTCCTTATCAATATCTTTTCGGAGTTCCAGCAGATGATGTAGAAAAAGGTTCTAACCCTGGAGATGCATCATTTATTAATGTCTATAATAATTTCACTTATACACAAAGCGACGGGGGAGTAGAAGGATATTGGATAGGTCAATGGCAAGCAGTAAACAGATGTAATCAAGTTATTACTAATGTTCCTGCTATCGAGATGGATGCTACTCTTAAAAATAGACTTATTGCAGAAGCGAAAATGCTAAGAGCTTATTTTTATTTTAATTTAGTGAGAATTTATGGAGGTGTCCCAATTTATGATGGTCTTCAAGCGAATTATAATATTCCAAGAAACTCTGTAAATGAGGTTTATGATTTTATCATTTCTGATCTTACAAGTGCTGCTGCAGTTTTACCACAGGCTTATGGAGCAGCTGACCTAGGAAGAGTGACGAAAGGAGGGGCACTAGGTCTTCTATCAAAAGTTTATCTATATAAGAAAGATTGGCAAAAAGCTTACGACACTTCAAACCAGGTTATAGGAATGGGGTATGCTTTAGATTCTGATTTTAATCATTTATTTAGGCCTGCTGGAGAGTTTGGTTCAGAATCGGTTTTTGAAGTTAACTGTCAGTGTTCTACTCAGTTTGGTGGAAGCCAATATGCCGAAGTACAGGGGGTAAGAAACCAGTTTGGATGGGGGTTCTTTACTCCGACAACAGCTTTGGAAAACGCATTTGAACCGGGAGATATCAGAAAAGAATTGACCATTTTAAGAGAAGGAGAAACTACAATTGAAGGTGATTTAATTAAAAAGGGTGATCCTCAGGCAGGTAATATGTGGAATCAAAAAGTGTATGTTCCAAAATCCCTTAATAATAACTCTTGTGGATATGGCTCTATTCAGAATATTAGAATCTTAAGATTTGCTGAAGTTCTTCTTATTAATGCTGAAGCTGCAAACGAATTAGGAAATACAGGGGTGGCAACTACAAATTTGAATAAAGTGAGAACAAGAGCACAACTTCCAAATACAACTGCATCTGGACAAGCTGGTTTAAGAACTGCGATCTGGAATGAAAGAAGAGTGGAACTTGCTCTGGAAGGTGACCGATTTGTGGATCTTGTAAGAACAGGTCAAGCTACAACCGTTTTAGCTTCTTACGGATATAAAGCTGGGAAAAATGAAGTATTCCCGATTCCATTGAACTCAATTGTGCAAAGTAATGGAATCTTAACTCAAAACCCTGGTTACTAG
- a CDS encoding SusC/RagA family TonB-linked outer membrane protein: MKQRDLKYSCLIAVLYFGMNVNAQVTPNKDSVTKEQKIEEVVLIGYGTQKKENVTGSIGIVSAKDLADKPNSNPMSSVQGKLAGVQVINAGTPGGSPRVDIRGVGSLSGKTVFIVDGMITDDISYLNPQDIESMSVLKDPSSLAIFGARASNGAVIIKTKTGKGKPIFNVNSYLGIKKVTNIPKMVNANQYIELYNEKLVNDTGSSTGSISASQYPANTNWLDEILRTSIVNSNDFSASGSVGKLNYYGSIGYLQDEGNLAAGKGVNSGSGFNRLNTKVNLSYKITNNITIGDNFSFSKMHTDAAQNPLLNAYNAPPVYAPINPATGTYQYFTLVTVNNPRAQLDLYRSQTRQERLLNNVWGEAKFLNDFTFRISYTNDNINTSKYEFTPAITYIPNPSDSKLVTRDYTERNYVWDNTLSWKKSLGNHNLELLAGFSRSRNYNTQAYAEAFKLVYDGTNESLSISNGTNILLTNYEEGARNVIPFHTRTESFFGRINYDYEGKYLVNASIRRDGNSQYASDKRYGTFPAVSAGWVISREDFMSGQNVFNLLKLRGSWGRLGNPDVPRAVNLYTSNITSGAYFGTTGSPAQTIDMIIDPNIGWEITTGKDFGVEMALLNNTLKIDATYFDKETKDVVWGITQGTVSGASNWKNYITNAYSFNNKGFEVSVNYDKKINENVKIGLYGNFTSLKNEITSVYGGSFLETGASLFGNNIIRLEAGQAVGSYYGYQVDGVFQNQAEVNGWATQNGATVGGFKFKDMNGDGVIDARDKTFLGSPMPKGTYGFGFNMNVYDFDFGIDFQGVFGNKIYNYNREQRYGNESWDLDFYNNRWHGAGTSNSYAMTTNNQAIILPNSFYVEDGSYIRIRNIQVGYNLPKAFAQKLAVKKLRLYVSAQNPWTSFKYHGFSPEIMNSDRVQMGVDNNIYPISAIYTFGMNLTF, encoded by the coding sequence ATGAAACAACGTGATTTAAAGTATTCATGTCTCATTGCGGTTCTGTACTTCGGTATGAACGTCAATGCGCAGGTTACTCCTAATAAAGATTCTGTAACTAAGGAACAGAAAATTGAGGAAGTAGTACTGATTGGATATGGTACACAGAAAAAAGAAAATGTTACTGGTAGTATTGGTATCGTTTCAGCAAAAGATCTTGCAGATAAGCCGAATTCAAACCCGATGAGTTCTGTTCAAGGTAAATTGGCAGGTGTTCAGGTTATTAATGCAGGTACACCCGGTGGTTCACCCAGAGTAGATATTCGTGGAGTTGGTTCTCTTTCAGGTAAGACTGTATTTATTGTAGATGGGATGATTACTGATGATATTTCCTATCTTAATCCACAGGATATAGAATCGATGAGTGTTCTGAAAGACCCATCAAGTTTGGCAATTTTTGGTGCAAGAGCTTCCAATGGAGCTGTTATTATAAAGACGAAGACGGGTAAAGGAAAACCTATTTTTAATGTTAATTCTTATTTAGGGATTAAAAAAGTGACTAATATACCTAAAATGGTCAATGCAAATCAATATATTGAATTGTACAATGAGAAGTTAGTCAATGATACAGGATCTTCTACGGGTTCTATATCAGCATCTCAATATCCAGCAAATACAAATTGGTTAGATGAAATTTTACGTACAAGTATTGTTAATTCTAATGATTTTTCTGCCTCTGGAAGTGTTGGTAAGCTAAATTATTATGGCAGTATTGGTTATTTACAAGATGAGGGTAATCTTGCTGCAGGAAAAGGCGTCAATTCCGGAAGTGGTTTTAATAGATTGAATACCAAAGTCAACCTTAGCTATAAAATCACAAATAATATTACGATAGGAGATAATTTTTCCTTTTCCAAAATGCACACGGATGCCGCGCAAAATCCTTTATTAAATGCATATAACGCACCTCCTGTTTATGCACCGATCAATCCTGCGACGGGTACTTATCAATATTTTACTTTAGTTACGGTAAATAACCCTAGAGCACAATTAGATCTTTACAGATCACAAACTAGACAAGAGAGGCTTCTTAATAATGTATGGGGAGAGGCAAAGTTTTTAAATGATTTTACCTTCAGAATAAGCTATACCAATGATAATATTAATACAAGTAAGTATGAATTTACACCTGCTATAACTTACATACCTAATCCTTCTGATTCAAAATTAGTTACCAGAGACTATACGGAAAGAAATTATGTTTGGGATAATACACTTAGTTGGAAAAAAAGTCTTGGAAATCATAATCTAGAATTATTAGCTGGTTTCTCAAGATCAAGAAATTATAATACACAGGCTTATGCAGAGGCATTCAAGCTTGTATATGATGGTACTAATGAATCGTTGAGTATTTCTAATGGAACGAATATACTTTTAACAAATTATGAGGAAGGGGCTAGAAATGTAATACCATTTCATACAAGAACGGAATCTTTTTTTGGAAGAATCAATTATGATTACGAAGGAAAGTATTTAGTAAATGCATCAATTCGTAGAGACGGTAACTCACAGTATGCTTCAGATAAAAGATATGGGACATTTCCTGCAGTAAGTGCAGGTTGGGTAATTTCCAGAGAAGATTTTATGAGTGGTCAGAATGTGTTTAATCTTCTGAAATTAAGAGGTAGCTGGGGAAGGTTAGGTAATCCGGATGTTCCAAGAGCTGTAAATCTTTATACTTCGAATATCACTAGTGGTGCTTATTTTGGAACTACTGGTAGCCCGGCACAAACAATAGATATGATTATAGATCCTAATATTGGTTGGGAAATTACTACAGGTAAAGATTTTGGGGTAGAAATGGCTTTGCTAAATAATACCTTAAAAATCGATGCTACTTATTTTGATAAAGAGACGAAAGATGTAGTTTGGGGAATTACCCAAGGTACTGTTTCAGGAGCTAGCAATTGGAAAAACTATATCACGAATGCATATTCATTTAATAACAAAGGATTTGAGGTTTCCGTAAATTATGACAAAAAAATAAATGAAAATGTAAAAATTGGTTTGTACGGAAACTTTACTTCGCTTAAGAATGAAATTACATCAGTATATGGTGGTTCATTCTTAGAAACTGGGGCTAGCTTATTCGGAAATAATATTATAAGATTAGAAGCAGGTCAGGCAGTAGGTTCTTATTATGGTTATCAGGTAGATGGTGTTTTTCAAAATCAAGCAGAAGTAAATGGATGGGCTACTCAGAATGGAGCTACAGTTGGTGGCTTTAAATTTAAGGATATGAATGGTGATGGTGTTATAGATGCTAGAGATAAAACATTTTTAGGAAGTCCTATGCCAAAAGGGACTTATGGCTTTGGATTTAATATGAATGTTTATGATTTCGATTTCGGAATTGATTTCCAAGGTGTTTTCGGAAACAAAATTTACAACTATAACAGAGAACAGCGTTATGGTAACGAGAGCTGGGATTTAGATTTCTATAATAATAGATGGCATGGCGCAGGTACTTCTAATTCTTATGCAATGACTACCAATAATCAGGCTATTATCTTACCAAATAGTTTTTATGTAGAAGATGGTAGTTATATCAGAATCAGAAATATTCAAGTGGGATATAATTTGCCGAAAGCTTTTGCACAAAAATTAGCTGTGAAGAAGCTTAGATTATATGTAAGCGCACAAAACCCTTGGACAAGTTTCAAATATCACGGTTTTTCACCAGAGATTATGAACTCAGATAGAGTGCAAATGGGAGTTGATAATAATATTTATCCAATATCTGCAATCTATACATTTGGGATGAACCTAACATTTTAA